In uncultured Bacteroides sp., one genomic interval encodes:
- the pgl gene encoding 6-phosphogluconolactonase, producing the protein MIKVNSFPSSLEAAHALTKALLYQINTSGTKNFHLAISGGATPVGLFRLWAEDYKNTIPWSRLHLYWVDERCVPPENSDSNYGMTKRVLLDKVSIPIMQIHRIHGEDTPEIEVKRYSFLVENLLIKEKLCPVFDCILLGIGADGHTSSLFPGQNNLLNSPETYAVSVHPETRLKRIALTGLPILHAKKVFFYALGKNKTDILKEVIKGNDNYPAGYIVSRLDDSELFTDSL; encoded by the coding sequence ATGATAAAAGTAAATAGTTTCCCTTCTTCTCTGGAAGCGGCTCATGCCTTAACAAAAGCTCTTTTGTATCAGATAAATACTTCTGGCACAAAAAACTTTCATTTGGCAATTTCGGGAGGAGCTACTCCTGTTGGGTTATTTCGACTTTGGGCTGAAGATTATAAAAATACAATTCCTTGGAGTCGATTACATCTTTATTGGGTAGATGAACGATGTGTACCTCCTGAGAATTCTGATAGTAATTATGGAATGACTAAACGCGTATTACTCGATAAAGTATCAATCCCCATTATGCAAATTCATCGTATTCATGGAGAAGACACTCCTGAAATAGAAGTGAAGCGATATTCTTTTTTAGTAGAAAATTTATTGATAAAGGAGAAATTGTGTCCTGTTTTTGATTGTATTCTCTTAGGAATAGGTGCTGATGGGCATACATCTTCTTTATTTCCTGGCCAAAATAATTTATTAAATTCGCCCGAGACTTATGCTGTAAGTGTTCATCCTGAAACAAGATTGAAACGCATTGCTTTGACTGGTTTGCCAATTCTTCACGCAAAGAAAGTTTTCTTTTATGCGTTAGGCAAGAATAAAACAGATATTTTAAAAGAGGTGATAAAAGGGAATGATAATTATCCTGCTGGTTATATTGTATCCAGATTAGATGATTCAGAACTGTTCACAGATAGTTTATAG
- a CDS encoding DUF4907 domain-containing protein has product MKKKKTKNIILYTIISILAIITIFSVVKSKDSSKNRKEILLEVVSVKGGYGYQIKEGNRILIDQPIIPAITEEKAFKSREDAQKVGELVLKRVKNHTDFSVSVKELRELNIE; this is encoded by the coding sequence ATGAAAAAGAAGAAGACTAAGAATATAATTCTTTATACAATTATAAGTATACTCGCCATTATTACTATTTTTTCTGTAGTTAAATCAAAAGATTCTTCTAAGAATCGAAAAGAAATATTATTAGAAGTAGTAAGTGTAAAAGGAGGGTATGGTTATCAAATAAAAGAGGGTAATCGAATATTAATTGATCAACCTATTATTCCGGCAATTACAGAAGAGAAAGCTTTTAAAAGCCGGGAAGACGCACAAAAAGTTGGAGAATTAGTTCTAAAACGCGTCAAAAATCATACGGATTTTTCCGTTTCAGTTAAGGAGTTGCGAGAACTCAATATAGAATAG
- a CDS encoding kelch repeat-containing protein — MKKLLLISCFATLTFSACTEEDSYTQGVWEQRSDFDGVARNDAASFMIDGDGYVCCGYDGDERLNDLWRYNVSSNSWTQRASLPESAARNAAAGFSVNGKGYITTGYNGNSYLKDTWEYDPTSNKWTQKADFAGSGRYYALSFSIGDYGYVGTGYDKNYLKDFYRYNPANDKWEIMDGTNGMNSFSGQKRRGGSAFVINNIAYVVGGQSNGSYCDDFWKFDPSKGTWTALRDIADNNDDEDYDDDYAGIARERAVTFVIDGKAYLTTGSTGSLKTDYWIYDPSTDLWSGDDDDDYTPFEGSARAGAVGFSTGTKGFVVTGGSSSLYFDDMWELLPYEKEED; from the coding sequence ATGAAAAAACTATTATTGATAAGTTGTTTCGCCACTTTGACTTTTTCTGCATGTACAGAAGAAGATTCATATACGCAAGGTGTATGGGAACAACGTTCCGATTTTGATGGTGTGGCAAGAAATGATGCTGCTTCATTTATGATTGATGGAGACGGATATGTTTGTTGCGGATATGATGGTGACGAACGATTGAACGACCTTTGGAGATACAATGTATCATCTAACAGCTGGACTCAGAGAGCTAGCTTACCTGAAAGTGCTGCAAGAAACGCTGCTGCAGGTTTTTCTGTAAATGGTAAAGGTTATATTACCACTGGATACAATGGGAATTCATATCTAAAAGATACATGGGAATATGATCCAACATCTAATAAATGGACACAGAAAGCTGATTTTGCAGGTTCTGGCAGATATTATGCATTATCATTCTCAATCGGAGATTATGGTTATGTAGGTACTGGATATGATAAAAATTATTTGAAAGATTTTTATCGTTACAATCCTGCAAATGACAAATGGGAAATCATGGATGGCACTAACGGAATGAATAGTTTTAGTGGACAAAAACGTCGTGGAGGTAGTGCTTTCGTAATTAACAATATTGCTTACGTTGTTGGTGGTCAATCAAATGGATCTTATTGTGATGACTTCTGGAAATTTGATCCATCAAAAGGAACATGGACTGCTTTAAGAGATATTGCAGATAATAATGATGATGAAGATTATGATGATGATTATGCAGGTATCGCTCGTGAAAGAGCTGTTACTTTTGTGATTGATGGAAAGGCATATTTAACAACAGGTTCAACTGGTTCACTTAAAACAGATTATTGGATTTACGATCCATCAACAGATCTTTGGTCTGGCGACGACGATGACGATTATACTCCATTTGAAGGATCAGCTCGTGCAGGTGCTGTCGGATTCTCTACTGGCACAAAGGGATTTGTTGTAACAGGAGGTAGTAGCAGTCTATATTTTGACGATATGTGGGAATTATTACCATATGAAAAAGAAGAAGACTAA
- a CDS encoding DUF4270 family protein, with amino-acid sequence MKKILFLISFVSLLFCISCRNETSTLGEEWVESDLKNVMTDTCTVRLSTVFLDSINTSNKNVAQLGYYNDNTWGEISASSYIEYSPATFTPNEKYTYRFDSLTISMKCNGDYLGDTLSKVKVHLHELTENLVLDTYTKYLYSNSTFSYNSEPFSTINIQPNPKGKKTLEYRLSDDLGKTWFNKILAKSDDFKNSDDFRHYFKGIAFVPDEASNKSIMGFGISDSSMCITLYYHEIGQESVEGTVKFIPTTPNFNKVKHGRTGTPLQNFDNNLTEIVSDKMSNISYVQGLTGLYTKIEFPYLNNLLEAGKMVSIESAKLYLYPVKGSYGLNNPLPSSLALYQSNENNVTEDQIKDLLGSSVQTGSLVTDEALHENTYYSFDVTSFLQSNLGNVGYNIKNLQLVLPESKINTSYQSVIFGDMKHPQSNVKLSVLYKVYKTN; translated from the coding sequence ATGAAAAAGATACTTTTTTTAATATCGTTTGTTTCGTTACTGTTTTGTATATCTTGTCGAAATGAGACTTCAACTTTAGGGGAAGAATGGGTTGAGAGTGATTTGAAAAATGTTATGACAGATACTTGTACGGTGAGATTAAGTACAGTTTTTTTGGATTCGATTAATACATCTAATAAGAATGTTGCTCAACTAGGTTATTATAATGATAATACATGGGGGGAAATATCAGCTTCTAGTTATATTGAATATTCTCCGGCAACATTTACTCCAAATGAAAAATATACTTATAGATTCGACTCCCTGACTATTTCAATGAAATGTAATGGTGATTATTTGGGTGATACTCTTTCAAAGGTAAAAGTACATTTGCATGAATTGACAGAGAATCTTGTTTTAGATACATATACAAAGTATCTATATAGTAATTCTACTTTTTCTTATAATTCGGAACCATTTTCTACTATAAATATTCAGCCAAATCCAAAAGGAAAGAAGACTTTGGAATATCGACTCTCTGATGATTTAGGGAAAACGTGGTTTAATAAAATATTAGCAAAATCTGATGACTTTAAAAATTCAGATGACTTTAGACATTATTTTAAAGGTATTGCTTTTGTTCCAGACGAGGCAAGTAATAAGTCTATTATGGGATTTGGAATAAGTGATTCCAGTATGTGTATTACTTTATATTACCATGAAATTGGTCAAGAGTCAGTTGAAGGAACTGTTAAATTTATTCCTACTACTCCTAATTTTAATAAAGTAAAACATGGTCGTACGGGTACTCCATTGCAGAATTTTGATAATAATCTGACCGAAATAGTTTCTGATAAAATGTCTAATATATCTTATGTTCAGGGCTTAACAGGTTTATATACAAAAATTGAGTTTCCTTACTTAAATAATTTATTAGAGGCAGGGAAAATGGTTAGCATTGAATCTGCGAAACTTTATTTATACCCTGTAAAGGGATCTTATGGGTTAAACAATCCTTTACCGTCTTCTTTAGCTCTTTATCAATCGAATGAGAATAATGTTACTGAAGATCAGATAAAAGATTTATTAGGATCTTCAGTGCAGACAGGTAGTCTTGTAACTGACGAGGCACTTCATGAAAACACATATTATTCTTTTGATGTTACAAGCTTTTTGCAAAGTAATTTAGGAAATGTTGGTTATAATATAAAGAATCTGCAACTTGTTTTGCCTGAAAGTAAGATAAATACATCTTACCAAAGTGTTATTTTTGGTGATATGAAGCATCCTCAAAGTAATGTAAAGTTGTCTGTTCTTTATAAGGTTTATAAAACGAATTAA
- a CDS encoding YihY/virulence factor BrkB family protein — protein sequence MNKKIKAFFNFITYDIWRVSETEVTQTKFSLYNIVKTIILAVRRFTTDHITDKASALTYSTLLSIVPLLAILFAIARGFGFDNMMEEQIRSSLSSQETATGTILGFVESYLKQTKSGIFVGVGLVLLLWTVVNLTANIELTFNNIWQVKKQRTLYRKITDYFSMFLLLPILIVISGGLSIFTSTMLKSMESFVMLAPILKFMVRTIPFALTWLMFTALYIFIPNTKVKFKHALFSGIIAGTAYQAFQFLYISGQISVTKYNAIYGSFAAIPLFLIWLQISWTIILFGAELTYAGQNIKNFNFEKDTKNISRRYRDFISILVMSLICKRFEKGEKPYSAEEISLEYKIPIRLTHQILSLLQEINLIHEVAEDTKSDNILYQPSIDINKINIELLLNRIDTNGSEDFKIDKDNEFGNHWQTLIESRNFAKMENCAILLKDL from the coding sequence ATGAATAAGAAAATAAAAGCATTCTTCAATTTTATTACTTATGACATCTGGCGAGTTTCAGAAACAGAAGTAACTCAAACAAAATTCTCTCTCTATAATATTGTAAAAACGATAATTCTTGCAGTACGACGTTTTACAACAGATCACATAACCGATAAAGCTTCCGCACTAACATACAGCACACTTCTTTCAATAGTTCCTCTTTTAGCTATTTTATTTGCCATCGCCCGTGGATTTGGCTTCGACAATATGATGGAAGAACAGATAAGAAGCAGCTTAAGCAGCCAGGAAACAGCAACAGGAACGATACTGGGTTTTGTTGAATCTTACTTAAAACAGACAAAAAGCGGAATATTTGTAGGGGTAGGTTTAGTACTTTTACTTTGGACTGTTGTTAATTTAACAGCCAATATAGAACTTACATTTAATAATATCTGGCAAGTAAAGAAACAACGAACGCTATATAGAAAAATAACGGATTACTTTTCAATGTTTCTGCTTCTACCAATATTAATAGTTATATCGGGAGGTCTCTCTATTTTTACGAGTACAATGCTAAAAAGTATGGAAAGCTTCGTTATGCTTGCTCCTATTTTAAAGTTTATGGTAAGAACTATTCCATTTGCACTTACCTGGCTAATGTTCACAGCGCTATATATTTTTATACCGAATACAAAGGTTAAGTTCAAACATGCTCTATTCTCGGGAATTATAGCTGGTACAGCTTATCAAGCTTTTCAGTTTCTATATATCAGTGGACAGATTTCAGTAACAAAATACAATGCAATTTATGGTAGCTTTGCAGCAATTCCACTTTTTTTAATATGGCTTCAAATCTCATGGACAATTATACTTTTCGGAGCAGAGCTTACATACGCGGGGCAAAATATCAAAAACTTTAATTTTGAAAAAGATACTAAAAATATAAGCAGAAGATATAGAGATTTTATATCAATACTTGTTATGTCATTAATCTGTAAACGTTTTGAAAAAGGAGAAAAACCATACAGTGCAGAAGAAATATCTTTGGAATATAAAATACCAATTAGATTAACTCATCAAATTCTGAGTCTTCTACAAGAAATAAATCTAATCCACGAGGTTGCTGAGGATACCAAAAGCGACAATATATTATATCAGCCATCAATTGATATAAATAAAATTAACATCGAATTACTTCTCAATCGTATAGATACTAATGGTTCTGAAGATTTTAAGATTGATAAAGATAATGAGTTTGGGAATCATTGGCAAACATTAATAGAATCGCGCAATTTTGCCAAAATGGAAAACTGCGCGATTCTATTAAAAGACCTTTAG
- a CDS encoding C40 family peptidase: protein MKKRIVLFLILFAGVVMCNYTFAKDLPKRIKKVIETVEQKYASDKRNVVFDLEVKKKRKTLTLYGVTSLPEAKAELISLLLEKKYKIVDNFRLLPDSILGDKIYGIVNVSVANLRKKVSFASEMMTQALLGTPVKILQEDEWYRVQTPDNYISWVNSSSIIPMNKAEYNSWNAANKIVVTSHYGFTFENPDLSTQTVSDIVSGNMLKWEGEEGQFYKVSYPDGRTAYLPKSAGMPENQWVNRDKINADSIIKTGMTFMGIPYMWGGMSAKAMDCSGFVKMAMFFNGIILPRDASQMAYVGEKIDISNGFDNLKPGDLLFFGRKATAEQKERVVHVAIYIGNQKFIHSQGYVHISSLNPDDKDFDQYNLNRLLSAGRILGNIGTTDISTLKSNPFYQPQ, encoded by the coding sequence ATGAAAAAACGTATAGTTCTGTTTCTCATTTTATTTGCTGGAGTTGTAATGTGCAATTACACTTTTGCTAAAGACCTTCCCAAGCGTATAAAGAAGGTGATAGAAACCGTTGAACAAAAGTATGCTTCTGATAAGCGGAATGTTGTTTTTGACCTTGAAGTAAAAAAGAAAAGAAAGACACTTACTTTATATGGTGTAACTTCTTTACCAGAAGCTAAAGCAGAGCTTATTTCTCTATTACTCGAAAAGAAGTATAAGATTGTAGATAACTTCAGATTGTTACCCGATAGCATTTTAGGTGATAAGATATATGGTATAGTAAATGTATCTGTGGCTAATCTTCGAAAGAAGGTGAGCTTTGCCAGTGAAATGATGACTCAAGCATTATTGGGTACTCCCGTAAAGATTCTGCAAGAAGATGAATGGTACAGAGTACAGACTCCTGATAATTATATTTCCTGGGTGAATTCATCTAGTATTATTCCTATGAATAAGGCTGAGTATAATTCCTGGAATGCAGCTAATAAGATTGTTGTAACCTCTCATTATGGGTTTACTTTTGAAAATCCTGATTTGAGCACTCAAACTGTATCTGATATTGTAAGCGGCAACATGTTAAAATGGGAAGGCGAGGAGGGACAATTTTATAAAGTTTCATACCCTGATGGAAGAACCGCCTATTTACCAAAATCTGCAGGAATGCCAGAAAACCAATGGGTAAATAGAGATAAGATAAATGCTGATAGCATAATAAAAACAGGAATGACATTTATGGGAATTCCTTATATGTGGGGTGGAATGTCCGCCAAAGCAATGGATTGCAGTGGCTTTGTAAAAATGGCGATGTTCTTTAATGGGATTATTCTGCCTCGTGATGCATCTCAAATGGCTTATGTGGGAGAAAAAATAGACATTAGTAATGGATTTGATAACCTGAAGCCTGGTGATTTATTGTTTTTCGGACGAAAAGCAACTGCGGAACAAAAAGAACGAGTAGTACATGTGGCTATATATATAGGTAACCAGAAATTCATTCACTCGCAAGGATATGTGCATATAAGCAGTCTTAATCCGGATGATAAAGACTTTGATCAATATAATCTTAATAGACTATTAAGTGCGGGTCGTATTCTCGGCAATATTGGAACTACGGATATCAGTACTCTTAAATCTAATCCATTTTATCAACCTCAATAA
- a CDS encoding dipeptide epimerase, with amino-acid sequence MSQDRRQFIKTAALAAIGSGVAIQGALAGESINSIFSINKHSHSGKMKLTFRPYDLKLKHVFTVATYSRTTTPDVQVEIEYEGIIGYGEASMPPYLGESVESVMAFLKKVNLEQFNDPFQLEDILAYVDGIMPGNTAAKASVDIALHDLVGKLLNAPWYKIWGLDKAKTPSTTYTIGIDTADVVKEKTLEVADKFNILKVKLGRENDKEIINAIRSVSQLPIAVDANQGWKDKYHALDMILWLKEQGIVMVEQPMPKAQLDDIAWVTQQSPLPIFADESLQRLSDVSKLKGAFTGINIKLMKCTGMREAWKMVTLGRALGMRIMVGCMTETSCAVSAAAQLSPAVDFADLDGNLLISNDLFKGMEVVKGKITLNDLPGIGIKKL; translated from the coding sequence ATGAGTCAGGACAGAAGACAATTTATAAAGACCGCTGCATTAGCTGCTATCGGCTCCGGGGTAGCTATTCAAGGTGCACTGGCCGGCGAATCAATTAACTCTATTTTTTCAATTAATAAACATTCTCATTCAGGTAAGATGAAACTAACTTTTCGCCCATATGATTTAAAGCTGAAACATGTTTTCACTGTTGCAACTTATTCCCGGACTACAACTCCGGATGTACAAGTAGAGATTGAATATGAAGGGATTATAGGTTACGGTGAAGCATCTATGCCTCCTTATTTAGGAGAATCTGTAGAGTCGGTTATGGCTTTTCTTAAAAAAGTAAACCTTGAACAGTTTAATGATCCTTTCCAATTGGAAGATATATTGGCATATGTTGATGGAATTATGCCAGGAAATACAGCAGCGAAAGCTTCAGTCGATATTGCACTTCATGACTTGGTTGGTAAATTATTAAATGCACCGTGGTACAAAATCTGGGGACTCGATAAAGCAAAGACTCCTTCTACAACTTATACTATAGGTATTGATACAGCAGATGTTGTTAAAGAGAAGACTCTGGAGGTTGCCGATAAGTTTAATATATTAAAAGTTAAGCTTGGACGTGAAAATGATAAAGAGATAATCAATGCAATCCGTTCTGTAAGTCAGTTACCTATTGCAGTTGATGCAAATCAGGGGTGGAAGGATAAGTATCATGCTCTGGATATGATTCTGTGGTTAAAAGAGCAGGGGATAGTAATGGTTGAACAACCAATGCCAAAAGCTCAGCTTGACGATATTGCCTGGGTTACTCAACAAAGTCCTCTTCCTATCTTTGCCGATGAATCTCTTCAACGTCTTAGTGATGTGTCAAAACTAAAAGGTGCATTTACCGGAATTAATATAAAACTTATGAAATGTACCGGAATGCGCGAAGCCTGGAAGATGGTAACCTTGGGAAGGGCTTTAGGCATGCGTATTATGGTAGGGTGTATGACTGAAACTTCTTGTGCCGTTTCTGCTGCAGCACAATTATCTCCTGCTGTTGATTTTGCAGATTTAGATGGCAATCTTCTTATTTCTAATGATCTCTTTAAAGGGATGGAAGTAGTAAAAGGTAAGATAACCTTAAATGATCTTCCGGGGATTGGAATAAAAAAACTATAG
- a CDS encoding transglutaminase domain-containing protein, whose amino-acid sequence MKKACWLSLCGMFLLTGCVSYSESMAGFEQEKMNRTRIDFSKNRDQVIDYIRKYIPDVSDEQMLQWEKEKSLECMTIDGKKMYFYNAAPNLFRINKEAAAIKIAKDGITEDGKDRVNLTHVPLVVSAVKAKKENIVLPVKMHVKYSLTVQPNAVPEGEMIRCWLPYPRTDQPRQTDLKLFNTSEDKFVIAPVKYNHSTIYMEKKQEKDKATTFSVEYQYTSSAEWHQLKPEDILPYKKNTSLYKKYTSEREKHILFTPRIKELATQIVGNEQNPLLKIKKIYEWINHIPWASAREYSTLDNIPEYVLDNKHGDCGQVSLLFITLVRYCGIPAKFQSGFMMHPGGKNMHDWAQVYFEGIGWVPVDQSFGLFASENQDEKYFFMTGIDSYRMIVNDDYSCSLFPAKKYPRSETVDFQRGEVEWRKGNLYFDKWKWNMEIEYLK is encoded by the coding sequence ATGAAGAAAGCATGTTGGCTGAGTCTGTGTGGGATGTTTTTGCTTACAGGCTGTGTTTCTTATTCTGAATCTATGGCTGGTTTTGAGCAAGAAAAGATGAATCGTACCCGAATTGATTTTTCTAAAAACAGAGATCAGGTCATTGATTATATTCGAAAATATATCCCTGATGTCAGTGATGAACAAATGCTTCAATGGGAAAAAGAGAAATCACTTGAATGTATGACTATTGATGGGAAAAAGATGTATTTCTATAATGCAGCGCCAAATCTTTTTCGTATCAATAAGGAAGCTGCTGCTATAAAAATTGCAAAAGATGGTATAACAGAAGATGGTAAAGATAGAGTTAATTTAACTCATGTACCTTTAGTGGTGAGTGCAGTTAAGGCAAAAAAAGAAAACATTGTTCTTCCGGTAAAAATGCATGTAAAATATTCATTGACTGTTCAACCTAATGCAGTACCCGAAGGAGAAATGATTCGATGCTGGCTACCTTATCCTCGGACTGATCAGCCTCGCCAAACCGATCTGAAACTATTCAATACTAGTGAAGATAAATTTGTAATAGCTCCAGTTAAGTACAATCATTCTACAATATACATGGAGAAAAAACAAGAAAAAGACAAGGCTACAACTTTTTCTGTAGAATATCAGTATACTTCATCTGCAGAATGGCATCAGTTAAAGCCGGAAGATATATTGCCTTATAAAAAGAACACTTCTTTATATAAGAAATATACCAGTGAAAGAGAGAAACATATTCTTTTTACTCCACGTATAAAAGAGCTTGCTACACAAATTGTAGGCAATGAACAGAATCCACTTCTGAAAATCAAGAAGATATATGAGTGGATTAATCATATTCCATGGGCATCGGCACGCGAATATTCTACTCTTGATAATATTCCGGAGTACGTGCTTGATAATAAACACGGTGATTGTGGGCAAGTGAGCTTACTCTTTATTACCCTAGTCCGCTATTGTGGTATCCCTGCAAAGTTTCAAAGTGGATTTATGATGCATCCGGGAGGCAAAAATATGCATGACTGGGCTCAGGTTTATTTTGAAGGAATAGGATGGGTGCCTGTTGATCAGTCTTTTGGATTATTCGCTTCAGAGAATCAAGATGAAAAATACTTCTTTATGACAGGAATAGATTCTTATCGTATGATTGTTAATGATGACTATTCTTGCTCGCTTTTCCCTGCAAAAAAATATCCTCGAAGTGAAACTGTTGATTTTCAACGTGGAGAGGTTGAATGGAGAAAGGGTAATCTCTATTTTGATAAATGGAAATGGAACATGGAAATTGAATACTTGAAATAA
- a CDS encoding Do family serine endopeptidase: MKQKTKNILGLGLVIALSSGVAAVTTYSLVAPKKANMAFEEMFPQNTNVHRASFNASDAAPVDFTFAAENSVHAVVHIKSTINAKTTTVDVQDPFADFFGDFFGNGNGGRQQRQVQQPPKVGIGSGVIISNDGYIVTNNHVIDNSDVITVTLNDKREFKARLIGADAATDLALIKIEGKDFPTLPVGNSDDLKVGEWVLAVGNPLNLSSTVTAGIVSAKARNLGMGGGGIESFIQTDAAINQGNSGGALVNTRGELIGINSAIYSPTGSYAGYGFAIPTTIMKKVVADLKEYGTVQRALLGVRGGDNSAELSKEKDLGVINGVYIDEVTDGGSAADAGLKSKDVIVAINGKDIKSMAELQETITRLTPGTSIKVKVVRDKKEKTFDVTLKNSQGNTKVVKNADMDILGAAFRELPNELKEQLKLSNGLEVTGVQAGKMKEAGITKGFIILKVNGQPVSTTAEFENLFKAATQSPEQVLFMTGMFPSGKRANYAVDLSAK; encoded by the coding sequence ATGAAACAGAAAACGAAAAACATCTTAGGTTTAGGACTTGTGATCGCTCTCAGTTCTGGAGTTGCAGCAGTAACAACTTATTCTCTAGTTGCTCCTAAAAAAGCAAATATGGCATTTGAAGAAATGTTTCCACAAAACACGAATGTTCATCGTGCCAGCTTCAATGCTTCTGATGCTGCACCGGTAGATTTTACTTTTGCTGCAGAGAATTCGGTTCATGCTGTTGTTCACATAAAATCAACAATCAATGCCAAAACTACAACAGTAGATGTGCAAGATCCTTTTGCTGATTTCTTTGGCGATTTCTTTGGAAATGGTAATGGGGGACGTCAGCAAAGACAAGTGCAACAACCTCCTAAAGTAGGAATCGGTTCAGGTGTAATTATTTCAAATGACGGATATATAGTTACTAATAATCACGTAATAGATAATAGTGATGTAATCACAGTGACACTTAATGATAAGCGAGAATTTAAGGCTCGTCTCATTGGTGCTGATGCTGCTACAGACTTAGCTTTAATAAAAATAGAAGGAAAAGATTTTCCAACTCTCCCAGTTGGAAATTCTGATGACTTAAAGGTTGGTGAATGGGTGCTTGCCGTAGGTAATCCTTTGAATTTATCATCTACTGTAACAGCTGGTATTGTTAGTGCTAAAGCTCGTAATCTTGGCATGGGCGGCGGAGGAATTGAATCCTTTATTCAGACTGATGCTGCTATTAACCAAGGAAATAGTGGTGGCGCTTTGGTAAATACACGTGGCGAACTAATTGGAATTAATTCTGCAATATATTCTCCAACAGGATCTTATGCAGGCTATGGATTTGCCATTCCAACTACTATAATGAAGAAAGTTGTTGCAGACCTTAAAGAATATGGTACAGTTCAACGTGCTTTATTAGGAGTTAGAGGTGGTGATAATAGTGCCGAGCTGTCTAAAGAAAAAGATTTGGGAGTAATCAATGGGGTATATATTGATGAAGTTACAGATGGAGGTTCTGCTGCTGATGCCGGTTTGAAATCAAAAGATGTAATTGTAGCTATTAATGGTAAAGATATAAAATCTATGGCCGAATTGCAGGAAACAATTACACGTCTGACTCCTGGAACCAGCATTAAAGTTAAGGTAGTTCGTGATAAAAAAGAAAAGACTTTTGACGTGACATTGAAGAACTCGCAAGGAAATACTAAAGTAGTGAAAAATGCAGATATGGATATTTTAGGTGCAGCTTTCAGAGAATTACCAAATGAATTGAAAGAACAACTGAAACTGAGCAACGGATTAGAAGTTACAGGTGTACAAGCTGGTAAGATGAAAGAAGCTGGAATAACTAAAGGATTCATTATTTTGAAAGTCAACGGTCAACCAGTAAGTACTACCGCTGAATTTGAAAATTTATTTAAAGCAGCTACACAATCACCAGAGCAAGTGCTCTTTATGACTGGTATGTTCCCTTCTGGCAAGCGTGCTAATTACGCTGTAGATCTTTCTGCGAAATAA
- a CDS encoding sigma-70 family RNA polymerase sigma factor, with translation MRQLKITKSITNRESASLDKYLQEIGREDLITVEEEVELAQRIRKGDRVALEKLTRANLRFVVSVAKQYQNQGLSLPDLINEGNLGLIKAAEKFDETRGFKFISYAVWWIRQSILQALAEQSRIVRLPLNQVGSLNKISKAFSKFEQENERKPSPEELADELDIPVDKISDTLKVSGRHISVDAPFVEGEDNSLLDVLINDDSPMADRSLVNESLAKEIDRALSTLTDREKEIIQMFFGIETQEMTLEEIGDKFGLTRERVRQIKEKAIRRLRQNSRSKLLKSYLG, from the coding sequence ATGAGACAATTAAAGATTACCAAAAGTATCACTAACAGGGAGAGCGCTTCTCTTGACAAGTATCTTCAGGAAATCGGTCGTGAGGACTTGATTACTGTAGAAGAAGAAGTAGAACTAGCCCAACGCATTCGTAAGGGAGACCGTGTAGCATTAGAAAAACTGACACGAGCAAATCTCCGTTTCGTTGTATCCGTAGCTAAACAGTACCAGAACCAAGGTTTGAGTTTGCCTGACTTAATTAATGAAGGCAATTTAGGACTGATTAAAGCAGCTGAAAAGTTCGACGAAACGCGTGGATTTAAGTTTATCAGTTATGCTGTGTGGTGGATTCGTCAATCGATTCTTCAGGCTTTGGCAGAGCAGTCTCGTATTGTTCGTCTTCCTCTTAATCAGGTAGGCTCCTTGAATAAAATCAGTAAAGCCTTCTCTAAGTTTGAGCAAGAAAATGAACGTAAGCCTTCACCTGAGGAACTGGCCGATGAGCTTGATATCCCCGTTGATAAAATTTCGGATACACTGAAAGTGTCTGGTAGACATATTTCTGTGGATGCCCCTTTTGTCGAAGGAGAAGATAACAGCCTGTTGGATGTGTTGATCAATGATGATTCGCCAATGGCGGATCGCTCTCTGGTTAATGAATCTCTTGCGAAGGAAATTGACAGAGCTCTTTCTACGTTAACCGACAGAGAAAAGGAAATAATCCAGATGTTCTTCGGTATTGAAACGCAGGAAATGACGTTAGAAGAAATCGGCGATAAATTTGGCCTCACACGTGAGCGCGTTCGTCAGATTAAAGAAAAAGCTATTAGACGATTAAGACAGAATTCGCGTAGTAAATTGCTCAAATCCTATTTAGGATAA